The Candidatus Methylomirabilota bacterium genome contains the following window.
CACCCGAACCCACTGGGCCTCGGCGGCGTCGCTGCCGGCGACGACGTGGGCGGACTCGGGATAGGCAACGTAGTCGACCAGCACCCAATGATACCGGACGCGTCCGTCGGGGTCGCTGACGACGCGGTCCAGCACGCCGGCGACGGCGCCGATGCGGACGTCGAGCCCGCACTCCTCGAGCACCTCGCGCCGCGCCGCTTCCTGCGTCGTCTCGCCGAGCTCCACCAGGCCTCCGGGGAGGCTCCACTTGCCGAACGCCGGCGGCCGTCCGCGCCTGACCAGGAGCACTCGATCGCCGTCGAGCACCACCGCGCCCACGCCCACGCGGGGAAGGTCAGGGTACTCGCGCGAAGCCATCGGCGACTCGAGAGCGCTCCGTCCATGCGTCGGTGCCGTACTTGTCACGGGCCAGCCGCTCCGCGTCGCGCGCCTCGGCGTCACTGAGTCCGCCAGGCACGAGGGCGAGCCCGTGCGCCTCCGCGAACCCGTCGGCCAGCGCGGACGCGACCTCGTCGAACGAGGGCCGGCGTCCGAGAGCCGCCTCGACGGTGGTCATGCCCGCGAGGGGATCACCCCCGGGAAAGATGAGCCGGACGCGGGCGGCATCCACGCCGAGCATCACGCTTCCATGCTGCAGGAAGCCGCCGATCCGGCGCCGTTGCGCGCTGCCGACGAGCTTGCGGCCACCGACCTCGATCTCGTAGGTCCCGGTGCGCGCGAAGCAGAACGCGGGCGGCTCGGAGCCCGACGGCATGACCGGCACCATCTCGGCGGCGACCCCGAGCCGCCGCAGCCCCGCCACGAGGCCCCTGCTGATCCAGTCGTACGACTGGAGGACCCCGACGGCGCCGGCGAAGTCGTCGACGGCAGCGACCACGCTGTACGTCAGCTCGCGCTCGGGCCCATCGTGATAGATCGCGCTGCCACCGGTTGGTCGTCGCACCAGCCCGACGCCCAGGGCCCGGCACGCGTCGACGTTCACGCCGCGATCGAGCCGCTGCCCGTACCCCAGGGACACGGCGGGAGGCGCCCACGCGAAGAACCGGAGCGTCGGGGGTCCATCCCCGGCGAGCCGACTGCGCCAGAGCGCCTCGTCGATCGCCATGTTGGTGGGGCCGTCGAGAGGCTCGGTGACGATGAGCCGCCAGGGCCTCGTCGAGGGGGACAGCTTCGCTGACTCGATTGGATGGCTCGCCTCGCCTGCGGCTCGCAAGACGGGCCCCCCTCGAGACTCCCCCCAGGATTCGGTTGCGCCGGCAAAGCCGGCGCTCGAACGGGCGCGAATCATCGTGTCATTGCCCCCGGTCGGATCGTGCGCCGATCAGACTCGCGATGACTCCGCCGGCGGACGCCAGCGCAAGTCCGGGTACCGCGCGGCGCGCGTCTGGTCCAGGCGGCGCACTGGCGTGGTCAGGGGCGCGTCGTGGATCACCGCGGGGTGCTCTTCCGCCTCCTTGGCGATCCGGATCATGGCGTCGCAGAACTCGTCCAGCGTCTCCTTCGACTCCGTCTCGGTCGGCTCGATCATCAGCGCCTCCTCCACGATCAGCGGGAAGTAGATCGAGGGGGCGTAGAAGCCGAGGTCGAGCAGCCGCTTGGCGATGTCGAGCGCGGTGACGCCGAGCTTCTTCTGTCGCCGGGCCGACATCACGCACTCGTGCATGCACGGGCCGGGAGCGCCGGCGTCGTAGTACGGCTCCAGGCGCTTCATGACGTAGTTGGCGTTCAGCACGGCGTTGTCGGAGACGCTGCGCAGCCCCGCCGGCCCCATCGTCCGGATGTACGTGTAGGCGCGGACGAGCATCCCGAAGTTGCCCCAGAAGGTCTGGAGCTTGCCGATGGACTTGGGGCGGTTCCAGTCGAGCGCGTAGGTCGGTGCACCGCCGGCCTTGGCGTCGGCGCTTCGCTCGGCTCCCCTGCGGCTGCGCCTCGCACGGCCCTCGCGCCGGGTGACGACCGGCGTCGGCAGGAACGGCATCAGGTGCGACTTCACGCCGACCGGCCCCGCGCCGGGGCCGCCGCCGCCGTGCGGCGTCGTGAACGTCTTGTGGAGGTTGAAGTGGCAGACGTCGAATCCGAGATCGCCGGGTCTGACGATGCCGAGGATGGCGTTCAGGTTGGCGCCGTCCATGTACACCTGCACGCCCTTGGCGTGACACCTCTCGATGATCTCGATGATCCGGGGCTCGAACATCCCGAGCGTGTTCGGCAGCGTCAGCATGAACGCGGCCGTCTCGTTGTCGAGGTTCCGCTCGAGGTCGAGGACGTCGACCTCGCCGTTCGCCTCGGACTTGAGCTGGACGACCCGATAGCCGGCAATCGCCGTCGACGCGGGGTTCGTGCCGTGCGCGGAGTCCGGGATCAGCACCTTCGTGCGGCGCTCGCCGTTGGCGAGATGGTAGGCGCGGATCATGAGGACGCCGGCGAGCTCGCCCTGGGCCCCGGCGGCCGGTTGCAGCGACACGGCGTCCATGCCGGCGATCTCGGCGAGGTCCGCCGCCAGCTCGTGCATGAGCTGGAGCGCGCCCTGGCTCGCCTCCTCCGGGGCCAGCGGATGCAAGGCGCCGAAGCCCGGCAACCGCGCCATGTCCTCGTTGATCCTCGGGTTGTACTTCATCGTGCACGAGCCGAGGGGATAGAAGTGCGTGTCGACACCGTAGTTGAGGCGGCTCAGACGGGAGTAGTGGCGGATGACGTCGACCTCGGACACCTCGGGCAGCTCGGCCCCTTGCCGGCGCAGGTGCCGCTCCGGCAGGAGCGCGTGCACATCGCTCTTCGGCACATCCGGCTCCGGCAGCGAGAACGCGTGCCGACCGGGCGATGACAGCTCGAAGATCAGCTTGTCGTAGCTCGGCTTCGACGCTTCGCTCGGCTCGCCTTCGGCTGCGCCTCGCACCGGCTTCGACGCTTCGCTCGGCTCGCCTTCGGCTGCGCCTCGCACTTCCTCGGCCATCACGCCACCGCCTTCGCCAGCGCCGCCGCGAACGCGTCGATCTCGGCGCGCGTCCGCCGCTCGGTGACCGCGACCACGAGGCAGTCACGCAGCTTGCGGTCGAACCGCGCGAGCGGAACGCCGGCGAGGATGCGGTCCTTCAAGAGCCGGCGCGCCACCCGCTCGGGTGGCTTCGGCAGCGCGAGCGTGAACTCCTTGAAGAACGGCGCGCCGAAGCGGAGCCGCACGCCGGGCACCGCGGCCAGGACCCCGGCCGCATGGTGGGCCTTGGCCGTCGACAGCTCACCCACCCGGACCAGTCCCGCCTTGCCCATGATCGACATGTAGATGGTGCCCATCAGGGCGCAGAGCGCCACGTTGGTGCAGATGTTCGACGTGGCCTTCTCCCGGCGGATGTGCTGCTCGCGCGCCTGGAGAGTCAGGACGAAGCCCCGGTGGCCGTCGAGGTCCACCGTCGCGCCGGCGAGGCGACCCGGGATGCGCCGGATGAAGTCCTTCTTCACCGCGAGCACGCCCAGGTTCGGGCCGCCGAACCCCAGGGGGACGCCGAGCCCCTGTCCCTCGCCGACGCAGATGTCGACGCCCTGTGCACCCGGGGCCTCGAGCACGCCGAGGTTCACCGGATCGACTGACGCGATCAGCAAGGCGCCGGCCTCGTGCGCGACCGCCGCCGCGTCCGCGATCTCTTCGAGGCAGCCAAACAGGTTCGGCGACTGCACCACGATGGCCGCCGTCTTGCTCGAGACCGCCTTGCGCAGGCCGTCGGCGTCGGTGATCCCGTCTCCCAGCGGCGCCGTCCGGAGCTGCAGACCGAGTCCCTGGCCGTACGTCTCGACCACGCGCCGGGACAGTGGATGCACGCCGGCCGTCATCACGACCTCGTGGCGCCCGGTGATGTCGCGCGCCATCAGGACGGCCTCGGCGAGCGCCGACCCGCCGTCGTAGATCGAGGCGTTGGCGACGTCCATCCCGGTCAGCTCGGCGATCATCGTCTGGTACTCGTAGATCGTCCGCAGCGTACCCTGGCTGGCCTCGGGCTGATAGGGCGTGTAGGCCGTGAAGAACTCGCCGCGCGAGATCAGGTGGTTGATGGGGCTGGGGACGTAGTGGTCGTAGGCGCCGCCGCCCGCGAAGCAGGTGTAGGAGTCGGCGTCGGCGTTCTCGGCCGCCAGCCCTCGCAGGAGGTGGATCAGATCGGTCTCGGCCAGGGCTGGCGGCAGCCCGAGCGGCCGCGACAGGCGGGCCTTGGCCGGGATCTTGACCAGCAGATCTTCGATCGCCCGGGCGCCGATGACGTCGAGCATCGCGCGCTGGTTCTGCGGCGTGTTGGGCAGATAGCGCATCAGTGCGGGCCCTGGGCGAGGTGCTCTTCGTACTGCTTGGCGGTGAGCAGCTGGTCCCACTCGGCGGGGTTCGAGGGCTTGATGACGATCATCCAGCCGCGGCCATAGGGGTCCTGGTTGACCAGCTCCGGGGTCTTGCCGAGCTGCGCGTTCACCTCGACGACCTCCCCCGACACGGGCGCGTAGAGATCGGACACGGCCTTCACCGACTCCACCACGCCGAAGGACTGGCGCTGGGCCGCCTTGGCGCCGACCTTTGGGAGCTCGACGAAGACGACGTCGCCGAGCTGCTCCTGGGCGTAGTGGGTGATGCCGACGCGGACGTTGCCGCCCTCCCGCTTCGCCCACTCGTGGTCGCGCGTGTACCTGAGATCCGTCGGAATGTTGGACATCGTCACCTCCTTATAGAGGCCGCCGGTGCCCGGCCGCCGCCGGCCGGGGATGTCACGGCGCCTTCTTCACGCGTGGCGGGTGGAACGGCGTCTTGACGGCCCGTGCGGGCCGCGCCTGCCCGCGGATGTCGACGCCCAGCTCGGTGCCGACGGCCGCGTGCGCGGTGTCCACGTAGGCGAGCGCGATCGACTTGTCGACCGAGGGCCCGTAGGAGCCCGACGTCACGATCCCGATCGCCTGGCCGTCCTTGAGGACGGGGTAGCCGTGGCGGGCCACGGCGCGATCGGCCATCTCCAGCCCAACCAGCCGGCGGCGCGGCCCCTCGCTCTTCACCCGCTCGATGGCTTCCCGGCCGATGAACTCGCCCTTGGCGAGCTTCACCACCCAGCCCAGCCCCGCCTCGATGGGGTTGGTGGTCTGGTCGATGTCGTTGCCGTAGAGCGCGTAGCGCATCTCGAGACGCAGGGTGTCGCGCGCGCCGAGCCCGATCGGCCGGGCGCCGGCGCCGGCTCCGGCGTCGAGCAGCGCCTGCCAGAGCCGCATGGCGTCGGCCGCCCCCACGTACAGCTCGAAGCCATCCTCGCCGGTGTAGCCGGTGCGGGAGATCAGCGCCTGCCCTCCGGCGACGGCGCCGGCGGCGAAACGGTAGTACCCGATGGCGGCGACGTCGCGGTCGGCCAGGCGGCCGACGAGGGCCTCGGCCCGCGGCCCCTGCACGGCGATCAGCGCCGTCTGCGCCGAGACGTTCCGCCACCGCGCGCCCCGGCGCGTCGCGGACCTCTCGGTCACCCAGGCCCAGTCCTTGTCGATGTTGGCGGCGTTGACGGTCATCATGAAGCGCTCGGGGCCGAGCCGGTAGAGCGTGAGGTCGTCGACGATCCCGCCGTCGGGATAGCAGAGCAGCGAGTACTGGACCTGCCCGGCCTCGAGCGCCCCGACGTCGTTGGTCGTCAAGTGCTGGAGCGCCGCCAGCGCCTCCGGCCCCTCGACCTCGAACTCGCCCATGTGGCTCACGTCGAAGAGGCCGACCGCCGCCCGGACGGCCCGGTGCTCCTCGACGATCGACGTGTACTGCACGGGCATCTCCCACCCGCCGAAGGGCACCATGCGGGCGCCGGCCTTGACGTGGATGCCGTAGAGAGGTGTCCGCTTGAGGGGCATGTCCATGAGCGCCTCAGTAAATCATTGCCGCGGGGAAGGGTCAAGGGTGGGCCCTCGTTGGCGTTCACCCTTCATCGTTCGAGCGCGTCGATCAGGGGAGCGAGGGCGTTCGTGATCGCCGGATCGACCTGGCGGCCGACGTTGTTCACGAACACCGTGTCGCAGTCGATCGGCTGTATCGGGCACAACCCGGGAACGCCGGCGAGAATGAAAGGCGCGCACGTGTGGCAGCTGTCGTCCCACTTCGCGAAGGGCATCTGGTAGCCGATCTCGTCGTTCGCGAGCCCGACGATGAAGGTATGCTCCGCGCCCTCGACAACCGCCCCTCGATCAGGCCGCCGGCAGCCAGTCGCGCAGCGGCTTCACCTGACAGCCGGCCTTGTCGAGCCCCTCGCGCACCGCCCGGACGATGCGATCGGAGCCGGGCGTGTCGCCGTGGCAGCAGATCGTCTGCACCGAGATGTCGATCTCCACGCCGTCGATCGTGCGGACCTTGCCCTCCATCGCCATCTTCACGGCCTGGGCCGCTGCCTGCGGCGGGTCGGTGATGAGCGAGCCGGGGATCTTGCGGGAGACGAGCGTGCCGTCCACGTTGTAGGCGCGGTCGGCGAAGCCCTCGGAGGCCACGCGCACGCCCATCTTGCGGCAGGTCGCGTCGTACCGGCCGGAGGCGGCGGTCATGAGGATGAGCTTGGCTCCGCCCGACTCCATCACCGCCTCGCCGGCGGCCGCAGCCAGCGCCTCGTCCTTCTCCATCATGTTGTAGAGGATGCCGTGGGGCTTGACGTGCTGCAGGTCGCTGCCGGTCACGCGCACGAACTCGCGCAGCGCGCCGGTCTGGTAGCAGATGTAGTCCTTGACCTCCTTGGGCGAGACGTCCATCACCCGGCGGCCGAAGCCCATGAGGTCGGGCAGCCCGGGGTGGGAGCCGACCGCCACGCCGTGCTTGAGCGCCAGCTCCACCGTCTTGCGCATCACATGGGGATCGGCGGCATGGTAGCCGCAGGCGACGTTGGCGGAGGTGATGAAGGGCATGATCTCGGCGTCGTTGCCGAGCGTCCAGCGGCCGTAGCTCTCGCCCATGTCGGAGTTGAGGTCGATGAATTTCCGAGTCGCCATGATGGTCACTCCCTCGCCAGTACTCGGGCCAGTGCGTTGATGAAACGGTCGATGTCCTCGTCGGTCATCGCCAGCGAGCAGGCCCCCAGGCCCCGCTGGGTCAGCAGTATGCCCTCGTTCAGGAGCCCGAGGAAGACCCGGGCCGGCGCCTCCGGGTCCTTGGGGCGACTCGAGCGATAGTCGGTCAGGGGGCCCGCCGTCCAGTGCAGGCAGAAGAGCGAGCCGACCCCGGTCACCTGGCCGCGCCGGCGCGTCGCCGTCAGCAGGCGCGTCACGCCGCCGCGCAGGCGCTCGCCCAGCGCGTCCAGGCGCGTGTAGGCCTCGGGCGTGAGGGCGTTGAGCGTGGCCGCGCCCGCCGCCATCGTGACGGGGTTCGCGTTGAACGTGCCGCCGTGGCTGATCCGGGCGCCGCCGCGCCGCGGATCGTAGGCGGCCATGATGTCGGCGCGGCCGCCGAAGGCGCCCACGGGCAGCCCGCCGCCCACGATCTTGCCGAGCGTCGTGAGATCGGGACGGATCCCGAAGCGCTCCTGGGCGCCGCCCCAGGCGATCCGGAGCGAGATCACCTCGTCGAAGATCAGGACGATGCCGTGCTGCTCGGTGACGGCGCGGAGCTGCTCCAGAAAGCCGTCGGCGGGCAGCAGGATGCCGCCGATCCCCAGCAGCGGGTCGACGAGGACGGCGGCCAGGTTGGCCGCCTCCTTCTCGATGATCTGCGTGCACGCCTCGGCGTCGTTCCACGGCAGCACGACGGTGTGCTTGAGGACGGCGGGCGGCAGCCCGGCCGACCACGCGACCGGCTTGGGGTGGCGCCGACCCCCGGCGGCCTTCAGGTCGGGCGACACGCTCACCATCACCCAGTCGTGGGTGCCGTGATAAGCGCCCTCGAACTTCGCGATTTTCGGCCGTCCGGTGAAGGCGCGGGCCGCGCGCACGGCGTTCATGGTCGCCTCGGTGCCGGAGTTGGTGAAGCGCATCGTCTGGAGTGACGGAATGCGGCGGGTGAGGATCTCCGCCAGCCGGATCTCGTGCTCGGTCGGCCCCGGGAACGACATGCCGAGGGCGGCCGCCTCCTGGGCCGCCTTCACCACGTCGGGCGGCGCGTGGCCGAGGATGAGGCTCGTGTAGTTGCCGTTGAAGTCGAGCCGGGCCACGCCGTCGGCGTCCCAGACGTAGGCGCCCTGCCCGCGCTGGACGTAGAAGGGATAGGGATCGAAGAAGGTGGTGGTGCGGCTGTTGCCGCCCGGCATCACCGCCGTCGCCTCCTCGTGCAGCGCCCGCGACCGGCTCGTCTTCGCCAGGTACTCGTTCAGCTCTTTGTCGATGGCCATCAAAGGACCTCCTCGAGAGACGCCTGCCACGCTTGGAGCGCGCGATGGGCCTCGGCCAGCGCGACGGCGCGAAAGCGGAGGTGCTGACCCGGTTTGACCTGCCCGAGGCGACCGATGTCGAACGAGCACACCGTGGCCACCTTGGTGTAGCCGCCGGTGGACTGGCGGTCGACCAGGAGCGCGATGGGCTGGCCGTCGCCGGGCACCTGGATGCTCCCGAGCGCGATGCCGTCGGAGACGATATCGTGCCCGCGCGTGTGCGTGATCCTCGGACCGCGCATCCGCGCTCCCATCCGGTCGGACTGCGGCAGCATCTCGTAGGGCCCGGCCAGAAACGCCCGCAGCCCTTCCGCGGTGAACCGATCCGCCTGCGGTCCGAGGACCACGCGGATCTCGGGCTCGGCGGCCAGGTCGGGGATGGCCGAAGGCGGTACCCGCCGCAGGGGCGGCAGCGCCGCCGGGAAGAGCCGGAGCGTGTCGCCCTTGCGCAGCGCCCGTCCCTCCAAACCGCCGAGCCCGCCCCGCAGGTAGGTCGAGCGCGAGCCCAGGACCTCCGGCACGTCGATTCCCCCCGAGAAGGCGACGTACGCGCGGACGCCGGCGCCCGCGGGACCGAGCTTGACCACGTCGCCCTCCCGGAGCGCCAGCGTCGTCCAGGCGGGCGCCTCCTGCCCGTTGAGCGTGAGCGGCATGGCGGCGCCGGTCACGGCGATCGCGCACGGCGCGATGACCTCGAAGCGGGGACCGATCACGGTGCACTCGAGCCCGGCGGCGCCGTCCGGGTTGCCGACCAGGCGGTTGGCGAGGACGAACGCCGCGCGGTCCATCGGCCCCGAGGGCGGAATCCCGTAGCGGAGGTAGGCGCAACGGCCGAGGTCCTGCACGGTCGTCTGGGGCCCCGGCTCGAGGATGCGGATCACGCGATCACCGGCCGGAAGGTCCGCGCGCCGACGGCCGCGCTGATCGAGTCGAACTCCGGGCGGTCGATGCGACGGAAGCGAACGCGGTCGCCCGGACGCAGCAGGATCGGGTCGGGCGCGCCCGGATCGTAGAGGCGCAGGGGCGTGCGACCGAGGATCCAGTACCCGCCGGGGCTGTCGACCGAGTAGATGCAGCACTGGATGCCGCCGATGCCGACGCTCCCCGCCGGCACCCGTGTGCGCGGCGTCTCCAGGCGCGGCAGCCGCAAGCGCTCGGGCATCCCGCCCATGTACGGCAGCCCGGGCGTGAAGCCGATGAAATAGACGAGATACGACGCCCCGGCGTGGAGCCTCACCAGTTCTTCCACCGCCAGGCCGAGGCGCTCGGCGGCGGCGGCCAGGTCGAAGCCGAGCTCCGGATCGTAGCAGCAGGGCAGCTCCACGCTGCGCGCCGGCGGCAGCACCGCGGTATCGGCCCGGGGAGCCAGCTCGCTGATGGCGGCGCAGAGCGCGTCGTACTCGACGGCAAGCGGATCGTAGTACACGAGCAGCGTGCCGAAGGCGGGCACCGTCTCCACGACGCCGGTGAGCCCCTTCTGCTGGATGAGGAACTCGAGCGCGCGCACCCGCGTGTTGAGCTCGACGCTGATCTCCTCGCCGAGCACGACAGAAACGGCGAGGTCTCCCGCGGGCAGGAATCTCAGAGGCGCCTCGCCTGATCCCCGCGGGCCTAGAGGACCGCCAGCGTGGAGTTGGGCACATCGGTGATGAACATGTGCCCCGGGCTGTGGCTGATCATGAACGGCGGCCGGGAGGCCAGCGCGACCGCCTGGGGCGTCACCCCGCACGCCCAGAACACCGGCACGTCGCCCGGCCGGAACTCCTGGGGATCGCCCCACTCCGGCTTCGTGATGTCCCGGATGCCGATGGTCGCCGGATCGCCGATGTGGACGGGGGCGCCGTGGGCGTTGGGGAACCGCGCGCTGGCGGTGACGGCCTTCGAGAGCTGCGGGGCTGGAATCGGGCGCATGGAGACCACCATCGGCCCGTGGAAGACGCCGGCCGGCCGGCAGGCGATCGACGTCCGCCACATCGCGACGTTCTTGCCGTGCTCGACGTGCCAGAGCGGGATCCCCGCCTCCAGCAGCGCCCACTCGAACGTGAACGAGCAGCCCAGGAGGAAGGCGACGAGGTCGTCGCTCCAGTACGGCGTGGCGTCGGTGACCTCGTCGGCGAGCATGCCGTCCTTGTAGATCCGGTAGCGCGGCAGGTCGGTGCGGAGGTCCGCGCCCGGCGCCACGCCCACCGGCTCCGGCGAGCCGACGTTGGTGACCTCGAGCAGCGGGCAGGGTCGTGGGTTGCGCTGGCAGAAGAGCAGGAAGTCGTAGGCGGAGTCCCGGGGCAGCACGGCGAGGTTCGCCTGGACATAGCCCTGACCGAGGCCGGCGGTGACGCCGGCCAGCTTGCCCCGCCGAATGTCGGCGCGGATCTCGCGGGGATGGCGCGAGTCGATGGGCATACCGGGATTCTACTACCGGACTCCGAGGCGCGGCCAGACCTCCGGATTCACCAGCACCTGCGGCTTCTCGGCGCGCAGCACACGCAGCATCTCGCCGGCCACCTGCACGCCCATCTGGCGGTTGGCCTCCTTGGTGACGCCGGCGACATGGGACGACACGACGACGTTCTCGAGGTTGAGCAGCGGATTGTCGACGGGGGCGGGCTCTTCCTCGAAGACGTCGACGCCCGCCGCCGCCAGCTTGCCTCGGGTGAGCGCCTCGAAGAGCGCGCGCTCGTCCTGGACGCCGCCGCGGGAGGTGTTGATGTAGACGGCCCCGTCCTTCATGAGCGCCAGCGTGCGAGCGTTGATCATGTGATGCGTTTGCTCGGTGAGCGGGGTGTGGCAGGTGAGCACGTCCACCTGCGGCAGCAGCTCTTCCAGGCTCCCCACCGGCTCGGCGCCACGGTGCCGCACCTCGTCGGCCGGCACGTACTTGTCGTAGGCCAGCACCCGCATGCCCACCGCTCCCGCGAACTTCGCCACCCGCCGGCCGATGTTGCCGACGCCGACGATGCCGAGCGTCTTGCCGCTGAGCTCGGTGTTGCCGACCGCCCGCTGCTTGGCGGTCCAGTCGCCCGCCCGGGTCAGGCGGTCGACCTGGAGCGTGCGCTTGACGCAGGCCAGCATCAGCATGAGCGCGTGCTCGGCCACGGCCTGGGAGTTCGAGCCCGGCGCGTGGACCACGGCGATTCCCAGACGCGTCGCCGCGGGGATGTCCACCGTGTCGAGTCCGACGCCGTGACGGCCGACCACCCGCAGCTTCTTGCAGACCGCCATTAGGGCGGGCGTGCAGCGCGGCCGGATGCGGAACAGGATGCCGTCGGCCTCGGCGGCGGTCTTCATCATCGCCTCCTCGGTCGGGTCGTCGGTCATCACCACGCGCGCCTGGCTCTCGAGCAGCGCCTTGCCATCGGGGTGGAGGAGGCCGCTGACGACGACGAGCGGCCGGTTGTCACTGGCCATCGATCATTCTCCTTTTCGAGAAACGCCGGGGGAATCTCCTACTTCCGGGCGACCAGGACGAGTCGGGGCGTGTCGAGAGAGAACGGCGTGCCGTCGAGGGCGCCGTAGAGGTCGACGCGACTCCAGCGCTCGGGCCGCAGCATCGCGCGCAGCTCGTGCGCGGAGTACAGCCGGATCTCGCTCTCGCCGATCAGGTCCCCGGGCTGGTCGTCGCTTCCGGCGGGCAGGCGCCACCAGCGGGCCAGCCAGCGGCTGGTGATGGGATCGAACGAGTTCTCGATGCGCAGCGTCCAGTCCTCGAAGCGCTGCCGCTCCTCCCGCGGCATGGACCGCACGCACTGGTCGCGGTTGCGCGTGTCGAGGACGAAGACGCCGCCCGGGCTCAGCGCGCGCCAGAAGCGGTCGAGCAGGAGGCGGTCCTCGTCGTCGGAGAAGTAGCCGATACTGCTGAAGAGGTTCAGGGCGAGGTCGAACTCGCCGGAGAAATCCATGTCGCGCATGTCCTGGCAGATGAGGTTGAGCGACACGCCGGCGCCGTGCGCGCTCTCCCGGGCCCGCCCCAGCTCGGTCTCGTTGAAGTCGACGCCGGTGACCTTGTAGCCCTTGCCGGCGAACTCGATGGAGTGACGGCCGAACCCGCAGGGCGCGTCGAGCACCCGGGCCCCCGGCTTGAGTCCGGCCCGGCCCACGATCCACTGCACGGCTCGCGCGGCGTCGGCCGGCGACCCGACCGCCTGGGAGATGGCGGGCCACGCTTCCCGGAAGAACCGCTCGCTCTGGAACATGCCGGGCCATTATAGCCGCGCGGCGCCGGCCATGTACGGCGGGCCGTCACGCCGCGTCGCCGCGCTTGAGGACGCCGAGCTCGAAGAGCAGGGCCGCCCGCTGGATGAGGCTGGCGATCACCTGGCCGTAGAACTGCGGCATCGCTTCCAGACGGCCGAGCCGGTCGCTCAGGTGGAAATGGCCCCGGCTGTCCTGGCCCTGGTAGTCGCGGGCGAAGTCCCGGTCGATGAGCGGCTTCACCCAGGGATAGGTCTCCTCGGTCACCTCCACCACCGTCGCCCCCC
Protein-coding sequences here:
- a CDS encoding NUDIX hydrolase → MASREYPDLPRVGVGAVVLDGDRVLLVRRGRPPAFGKWSLPGGLVELGETTQEAARREVLEECGLDVRIGAVAGVLDRVVSDPDGRVRYHWVLVDYVAYPESAHVVAGSDAAEAQWVRVADVHRYDTTDGLIEMIDRAVVLAKGETGR
- a CDS encoding lipoate--protein ligase family protein, with the protein product MRAAGEASHPIESAKLSPSTRPWRLIVTEPLDGPTNMAIDEALWRSRLAGDGPPTLRFFAWAPPAVSLGYGQRLDRGVNVDACRALGVGLVRRPTGGSAIYHDGPERELTYSVVAAVDDFAGAVGVLQSYDWISRGLVAGLRRLGVAAEMVPVMPSGSEPPAFCFARTGTYEIEVGGRKLVGSAQRRRIGGFLQHGSVMLGVDAARVRLIFPGGDPLAGMTTVEAALGRRPSFDEVASALADGFAEAHGLALVPGGLSDAEARDAERLARDKYGTDAWTERSRVADGFARVP
- the gcvPB gene encoding aminomethyl-transferring glycine dehydrogenase subunit GcvPB; translated protein: MAEEVRGAAEGEPSEASKPVRGAAEGEPSEASKPSYDKLIFELSSPGRHAFSLPEPDVPKSDVHALLPERHLRRQGAELPEVSEVDVIRHYSRLSRLNYGVDTHFYPLGSCTMKYNPRINEDMARLPGFGALHPLAPEEASQGALQLMHELAADLAEIAGMDAVSLQPAAGAQGELAGVLMIRAYHLANGERRTKVLIPDSAHGTNPASTAIAGYRVVQLKSEANGEVDVLDLERNLDNETAAFMLTLPNTLGMFEPRIIEIIERCHAKGVQVYMDGANLNAILGIVRPGDLGFDVCHFNLHKTFTTPHGGGGPGAGPVGVKSHLMPFLPTPVVTRREGRARRSRRGAERSADAKAGGAPTYALDWNRPKSIGKLQTFWGNFGMLVRAYTYIRTMGPAGLRSVSDNAVLNANYVMKRLEPYYDAGAPGPCMHECVMSARRQKKLGVTALDIAKRLLDLGFYAPSIYFPLIVEEALMIEPTETESKETLDEFCDAMIRIAKEAEEHPAVIHDAPLTTPVRRLDQTRAARYPDLRWRPPAESSRV
- the gcvPA gene encoding aminomethyl-transferring glycine dehydrogenase subunit GcvPA — protein: MRYLPNTPQNQRAMLDVIGARAIEDLLVKIPAKARLSRPLGLPPALAETDLIHLLRGLAAENADADSYTCFAGGGAYDHYVPSPINHLISRGEFFTAYTPYQPEASQGTLRTIYEYQTMIAELTGMDVANASIYDGGSALAEAVLMARDITGRHEVVMTAGVHPLSRRVVETYGQGLGLQLRTAPLGDGITDADGLRKAVSSKTAAIVVQSPNLFGCLEEIADAAAVAHEAGALLIASVDPVNLGVLEAPGAQGVDICVGEGQGLGVPLGFGGPNLGVLAVKKDFIRRIPGRLAGATVDLDGHRGFVLTLQAREQHIRREKATSNICTNVALCALMGTIYMSIMGKAGLVRVGELSTAKAHHAAGVLAAVPGVRLRFGAPFFKEFTLALPKPPERVARRLLKDRILAGVPLARFDRKLRDCLVVAVTERRTRAEIDAFAAALAKAVA
- the gcvH gene encoding glycine cleavage system protein GcvH, whose product is MSNIPTDLRYTRDHEWAKREGGNVRVGITHYAQEQLGDVVFVELPKVGAKAAQRQSFGVVESVKAVSDLYAPVSGEVVEVNAQLGKTPELVNQDPYGRGWMIVIKPSNPAEWDQLLTAKQYEEHLAQGPH
- the gcvT gene encoding glycine cleavage system aminomethyltransferase GcvT; amino-acid sequence: MDMPLKRTPLYGIHVKAGARMVPFGGWEMPVQYTSIVEEHRAVRAAVGLFDVSHMGEFEVEGPEALAALQHLTTNDVGALEAGQVQYSLLCYPDGGIVDDLTLYRLGPERFMMTVNAANIDKDWAWVTERSATRRGARWRNVSAQTALIAVQGPRAEALVGRLADRDVAAIGYYRFAAGAVAGGQALISRTGYTGEDGFELYVGAADAMRLWQALLDAGAGAGARPIGLGARDTLRLEMRYALYGNDIDQTTNPIEAGLGWVVKLAKGEFIGREAIERVKSEGPRRRLVGLEMADRAVARHGYPVLKDGQAIGIVTSGSYGPSVDKSIALAYVDTAHAAVGTELGVDIRGQARPARAVKTPFHPPRVKKAP
- a CDS encoding 5-oxoprolinase subunit PxpA, whose product is MATRKFIDLNSDMGESYGRWTLGNDAEIMPFITSANVACGYHAADPHVMRKTVELALKHGVAVGSHPGLPDLMGFGRRVMDVSPKEVKDYICYQTGALREFVRVTGSDLQHVKPHGILYNMMEKDEALAAAAGEAVMESGGAKLILMTAASGRYDATCRKMGVRVASEGFADRAYNVDGTLVSRKIPGSLITDPPQAAAQAVKMAMEGKVRTIDGVEIDISVQTICCHGDTPGSDRIVRAVREGLDKAGCQVKPLRDWLPAA
- a CDS encoding aspartate aminotransferase family protein; translation: MAIDKELNEYLAKTSRSRALHEEATAVMPGGNSRTTTFFDPYPFYVQRGQGAYVWDADGVARLDFNGNYTSLILGHAPPDVVKAAQEAAALGMSFPGPTEHEIRLAEILTRRIPSLQTMRFTNSGTEATMNAVRAARAFTGRPKIAKFEGAYHGTHDWVMVSVSPDLKAAGGRRHPKPVAWSAGLPPAVLKHTVVLPWNDAEACTQIIEKEAANLAAVLVDPLLGIGGILLPADGFLEQLRAVTEQHGIVLIFDEVISLRIAWGGAQERFGIRPDLTTLGKIVGGGLPVGAFGGRADIMAAYDPRRGGARISHGGTFNANPVTMAAGAATLNALTPEAYTRLDALGERLRGGVTRLLTATRRRGQVTGVGSLFCLHWTAGPLTDYRSSRPKDPEAPARVFLGLLNEGILLTQRGLGACSLAMTDEDIDRFINALARVLARE